A portion of the Paenibacillus hamazuiensis genome contains these proteins:
- a CDS encoding UvrD-helicase domain-containing protein has protein sequence MDDIKVITSDEGISEISKHFKVIAGPGAGKTHWLVGHIKRVLQNANNLASTSKIACITYTTVAGEEIQKRLGVDQGKVEVSTIHSFLYANIVKPYVYLLKDDAGNMLVNVEELDGHDENIATKGKLFTWQQEANNGYLTDKVKIKKCLESLEWKLENGDLILQPREAYLLRIGKYFIRAEHLPLYKHLFWREGVIHHEDVLYFSYRILKDYPLLLNHLSSKFPYVFLDEFQDTNPIQAEIIKSLGNAGSVIGVIGDPAQSIYEFQGASRQDFISFSLPDQKNYSIENNRRCGSKIVDFLNHIRSGDQLKQSAIRNNSSIDVYFYEYVDTSDKILTCFHELRNKLGLVGDYCVLTRNNDTVKKLRNAEVFDVWLSFNEADPDRERFLKSLITAYKLVKDTRQDAGVKEIIRSLKTNREGMLKEPFQANQYISPIMKRSMAVDLLEFLVVKLQEFIDQSLYNLYNSLLEFLKARGYGIKKITKGKIKDFSESTSIKVLMDNLTLPEERTSEIRTIHKAKGMEFESVLLYLSDTEEVQRLINPDIESNKDDTRIQYVALSRAKDLLCVACPPLEKDTKEKLKAINLIEITTVPVLV, from the coding sequence ATGGATGATATTAAGGTTATTACTTCCGACGAAGGTATTTCGGAGATTTCAAAACATTTTAAAGTAATTGCTGGTCCTGGTGCTGGGAAAACTCATTGGCTTGTCGGGCATATCAAGAGAGTTCTTCAAAACGCAAACAATCTCGCATCCACATCAAAGATTGCCTGCATTACATATACGACTGTGGCAGGAGAAGAAATACAAAAACGTTTGGGGGTTGACCAAGGTAAAGTAGAAGTATCCACGATACATAGTTTTCTCTATGCGAATATTGTTAAACCATATGTTTATCTATTAAAAGATGATGCTGGAAACATGTTGGTTAACGTCGAAGAGTTGGACGGTCATGATGAGAATATAGCTACAAAAGGTAAATTATTTACGTGGCAACAAGAAGCGAACAATGGATATTTGACCGACAAAGTAAAGATAAAAAAATGCTTAGAAAGCCTTGAATGGAAACTTGAAAATGGTGATTTGATATTACAACCGAGAGAAGCTTATTTGTTGAGGATCGGAAAATACTTCATTAGGGCAGAGCACCTTCCTTTATATAAACATTTATTTTGGAGGGAAGGAGTGATCCATCACGAAGATGTGCTCTACTTCTCATATAGGATCCTGAAAGATTACCCTTTACTTCTTAATCATTTAAGTTCGAAGTTCCCGTATGTATTTTTAGATGAGTTTCAGGATACGAACCCTATCCAGGCAGAAATCATCAAATCGTTAGGTAACGCTGGATCTGTCATTGGGGTTATTGGCGATCCTGCTCAGTCGATCTATGAATTTCAAGGAGCTTCTCGTCAGGATTTTATATCATTTTCTCTCCCAGATCAAAAAAATTATTCAATTGAGAACAATAGAAGATGTGGCAGTAAAATTGTAGATTTCCTCAACCATATTAGAAGCGGCGATCAACTCAAGCAAAGTGCGATTAGAAATAACAGTTCGATTGATGTTTATTTTTACGAATACGTTGATACCTCTGATAAGATCCTGACATGTTTTCACGAATTGAGAAATAAATTAGGACTTGTTGGAGATTACTGCGTCTTGACTCGAAACAATGACACAGTTAAAAAACTTCGTAATGCAGAAGTGTTTGATGTCTGGTTAAGCTTTAATGAGGCTGATCCAGACAGAGAACGTTTTTTAAAGAGCCTGATAACCGCTTATAAATTGGTCAAGGATACTCGACAAGATGCTGGAGTTAAGGAAATAATAAGGTCTCTTAAAACAAACAGAGAAGGAATGTTAAAGGAGCCTTTTCAGGCTAATCAATATATCAGTCCTATCATGAAGAGGAGTATGGCTGTAGATTTGCTTGAGTTTTTGGTCGTCAAGCTACAGGAATTCATTGATCAATCCTTGTATAATTTGTATAATTCCTTGCTTGAGTTTTTAAAAGCAAGGGGATACGGTATAAAGAAGATCACTAAGGGGAAAATCAAAGATTTTTCCGAATCAACATCCATAAAGGTGCTTATGGATAACCTCACATTGCCAGAAGAGAGAACATCAGAAATACGAACAATTCATAAGGCAAAGGGTATGGAATTTGAATCGGTTCTGTTGTACCTTTCGGATACTGAAGAGGTACAAAGACTTATCAATCCTGACATCGAATCAAATAAAGATGATACCCGAATTCAATACGTGGCATTGAGTCGAGCAAAGGATTTGTTGTGTGTAGCTTGCCCACCGTTAGAGAAAGATACTAAAGAAAAATTGAAAGCAATAAATCTCATCGAAATAACTACTGTTCCCGTTCTTGTTTGA
- a CDS encoding ATP-dependent nuclease, whose protein sequence is MYISKLTVQNFRCFQDFTVEFNEGLNVLIGSNNAGKTTVIKALEFLFKRASTKTPTIDDFNKSLDVSIPPEITITATLKSSNTDTMDDKAIVASWLTKLETPWEAELTYKYSLPEQDQQLYLQECAELSTPKERWALLEKYLKRYVTRIYGGNIVNKNRAEPEYLDKIHCESLDALRDVESNMFTGKNALLKQLLVHFKDKWMQTNNSTDQNETANNDKFNQHAKLLVEVLIGRVNQKEFLEFAEKTGASVGGVPALDGNLQETDVLSALRLIIKDQTGIEIPVINNGMGYNNLIYISLILSKFKMITSVEYGENAKTFPILLVEEPEAHLHPALQYNFLRFLKEEVESQSFSRQIFITTHSTQITSAVGLEPIICLEKEKGGEVYAKYPNRVFSESKEDQESKKYVERFLDATKSAMLFSKSVLLVEGMAELILLPVLAQKVSCDLDKHHVSLVRVDALTFKHFIKLYGAGVNTDRSKYALGKRVSCIIDSDPAKILKKKEKGKRRNWKGCWPFELYSNNEAFNYMPISGALRNLLKQKNTCSNVGVFFKKDKGKTFEYDLALENPSNDLLFTKEVAIIEVDELRASSWTEEEKERAKFASSFLIFAQKQKGGLAFQLASKLQENKSAFISVPKHIQEALDWVCYKTSPTEEHNG, encoded by the coding sequence TTGTATATTTCTAAATTAACAGTCCAGAATTTTAGGTGCTTTCAGGATTTCACCGTTGAATTCAATGAAGGATTAAATGTATTAATCGGCAGTAATAATGCAGGAAAAACTACAGTAATCAAAGCATTGGAATTTCTTTTTAAAAGAGCAAGCACAAAAACGCCTACAATAGATGACTTCAATAAAAGTCTTGATGTATCAATCCCACCAGAGATAACAATCACCGCAACACTAAAATCTTCTAACACAGATACTATGGATGATAAAGCTATTGTTGCAAGTTGGCTTACAAAATTGGAAACGCCTTGGGAAGCAGAGTTGACTTATAAGTATTCCCTTCCAGAACAAGATCAACAACTATACCTTCAAGAATGTGCAGAACTATCAACTCCAAAAGAACGTTGGGCATTGTTGGAGAAATATCTGAAAAGATATGTGACTCGGATTTACGGTGGAAATATAGTTAATAAAAATCGTGCTGAACCTGAGTACCTGGATAAAATCCATTGCGAATCATTGGATGCTCTTCGAGATGTAGAGAGTAACATGTTCACGGGTAAGAATGCGTTGTTGAAACAATTGCTTGTACACTTCAAGGATAAATGGATGCAAACCAACAATTCTACTGATCAAAATGAAACAGCAAATAACGACAAATTTAATCAGCATGCTAAGTTATTGGTTGAAGTTTTGATTGGGCGGGTAAACCAGAAGGAGTTTTTGGAGTTCGCCGAGAAGACAGGTGCATCGGTTGGTGGTGTACCCGCTTTAGACGGTAACTTACAAGAAACTGATGTGTTATCTGCCCTGCGACTTATTATCAAAGATCAAACAGGAATTGAAATCCCAGTTATTAACAATGGAATGGGTTATAACAATCTCATCTATATTTCGTTGATTTTATCAAAGTTCAAAATGATAACGTCTGTAGAATACGGTGAAAATGCAAAGACGTTTCCGATTTTATTAGTCGAAGAACCAGAAGCACATCTTCATCCAGCCCTTCAATATAATTTTCTGAGGTTTCTGAAAGAAGAAGTTGAGAGTCAAAGTTTCAGTAGGCAAATTTTTATTACAACTCATTCAACTCAAATTACATCAGCAGTCGGGTTAGAACCGATCATATGCTTGGAAAAGGAAAAGGGAGGGGAGGTTTATGCGAAGTATCCCAATAGAGTTTTTTCAGAGAGCAAGGAAGATCAAGAGTCTAAAAAATATGTTGAAAGATTTTTGGATGCCACAAAATCAGCTATGTTGTTTTCAAAATCTGTATTGTTAGTGGAAGGAATGGCTGAACTGATTTTGCTTCCCGTTTTAGCTCAAAAAGTTAGCTGTGACTTGGACAAGCATCATGTTTCTCTTGTGCGAGTTGATGCATTGACTTTTAAACACTTTATTAAACTGTATGGTGCAGGTGTTAATACCGACAGGAGCAAGTATGCTTTAGGTAAGAGAGTAAGCTGTATTATCGATTCCGATCCAGCAAAAATATTAAAGAAAAAAGAAAAGGGGAAGCGGAGAAATTGGAAAGGATGCTGGCCTTTCGAATTGTACAGTAATAATGAAGCCTTTAATTATATGCCAATATCAGGTGCTTTGCGAAATCTTTTGAAACAAAAAAATACTTGCTCGAATGTTGGAGTATTTTTCAAAAAAGATAAAGGAAAAACATTTGAATATGACTTGGCGTTGGAAAACCCAAGTAATGACCTTCTTTTTACGAAAGAAGTCGCGATTATCGAAGTGGATGAATTACGAGCGAGCAGTTGGACAGAAGAAGAAAAAGAACGAGCTAAATTTGCTTCGAGTTTCCTTATTTTTGCACAAAAACAAAAAGGTGGGCTTGCATTTCAACTGGCAAGCAAGTTACAAGAAAATAAATCTGCCTTCATAAGTGTCCCAAAGCATATTCAAGAAGCACTTGATTGGGTGTGCTACAAAACCTCTCCGACGGAGGAGCACAATGGATGA
- a CDS encoding DUF4250 family protein, translating into MYGHQFYQYPIKKRVEFLNAELRTGRYNSLNELAADIFIDIEDLKEELRKDGYFFVPDLNQFVRLEVGQAG; encoded by the coding sequence ATGTATGGGCATCAGTTTTATCAGTATCCGATCAAAAAACGAGTCGAGTTTTTGAATGCTGAATTGCGTACAGGTCGATATAATTCTCTAAATGAGTTAGCGGCGGATATTTTTATTGATATTGAAGATCTGAAAGAAGAGTTGAGGAAAGACGGATATTTCTTTGTACCAGACTTGAATCAGTTTGTAAGGCTTGAAGTGGGGCAGGCGGGGTGA
- a CDS encoding TnsD family transposase, which yields MVPFFPTLHEDELLYSGIARFHIQMGNISPKSTIKELFGSTSICSSIELPSGIDQLVSNLPIGSKLTASEIIDKHTLYPFYSAFLPPLQAGKVKSLMKSLNGKGIFACSGLMASSIKANECLRYCPICGLSDQKNYGTMYWHRLHQIPGVTICEKHGCYLLDSIVPVQQVNKHVFTASNIDLCPVESVRMATSNEGNGQYRLLLNSIYSLTQNKYPHRPLEWFQQRYLNRLIQLEYATLKGRIDQNKLRRDFTDFYGLKILERFQSIVQGDSNWLTEIVRKNRKSFHPLRHLLLIHFLGLTLDEIFYGKNESDTFGSPPWECHNPAAEHYGQRVIEQIEFNKRETTKRRTAFFHCSCGFIYSRSLDNDDEKIRVKEYGDIWKKELKRLLEQGTSFREIARRLHADVNTIIKHAKQTEQHIYNEEKVQDQQKELYRSKWIMLQESHPEKSKTELRRMDKRLYSWLYRNDEAWLTANSPGKKASPPTNQRIDWEARDDEILRLVESAVSEILNLNTKPPKITIGRIGLMIGRKALLEKHLDKLPKTSAWLQNVLESDEQFRLRKINWAIKELEQEGQELSVWRVLRKATIRIEHCPPDIEELIRIQDYTSTTLSY from the coding sequence ATGGTTCCCTTTTTTCCCACTTTGCACGAAGATGAGCTATTGTATAGCGGGATTGCCCGTTTCCATATACAAATGGGGAATATCAGTCCAAAATCGACGATAAAGGAGCTTTTTGGTTCGACATCGATTTGCTCATCAATTGAGTTGCCTTCGGGAATCGATCAATTGGTGAGTAATCTGCCAATTGGTTCAAAGCTCACGGCGTCTGAAATCATTGATAAACATACCTTATATCCATTTTATTCTGCATTTCTTCCGCCGCTACAAGCCGGAAAAGTAAAAAGCCTGATGAAGAGTCTAAATGGAAAGGGAATATTCGCTTGCTCAGGATTAATGGCGAGTTCCATTAAAGCAAACGAGTGTTTAAGGTATTGCCCTATCTGTGGTCTTTCCGATCAGAAAAATTACGGAACGATGTATTGGCACAGATTGCACCAGATCCCTGGTGTTACGATCTGTGAAAAGCATGGATGCTATTTGCTGGACAGCATAGTTCCGGTACAGCAGGTGAATAAACATGTGTTTACTGCATCAAACATTGATTTATGTCCAGTGGAATCGGTTCGAATGGCAACGTCAAATGAGGGAAATGGGCAATACCGTTTACTTCTTAACTCCATTTACTCATTAACTCAAAATAAATACCCGCATCGACCTTTGGAGTGGTTTCAACAACGCTATCTGAACAGGTTGATACAATTGGAATATGCCACTCTGAAAGGACGGATCGATCAGAATAAATTAAGAAGAGATTTTACTGATTTTTATGGATTGAAAATCTTGGAGAGGTTTCAATCCATTGTTCAAGGGGATTCGAATTGGCTCACCGAGATTGTCCGTAAAAATCGAAAATCTTTTCATCCTTTGCGGCATCTGCTACTCATTCATTTTTTAGGGTTAACCCTCGATGAAATCTTTTACGGAAAAAATGAATCCGATACATTTGGCTCCCCTCCATGGGAATGCCATAATCCAGCGGCAGAGCATTATGGTCAAAGGGTCATTGAGCAGATCGAGTTTAACAAACGAGAAACAACAAAAAGAAGGACGGCTTTCTTTCACTGCTCATGCGGATTTATATATTCCAGAAGCCTTGATAATGATGATGAAAAGATACGGGTTAAAGAATACGGGGACATCTGGAAAAAAGAACTGAAAAGACTGCTGGAGCAAGGGACATCATTTCGGGAAATAGCCAGACGACTGCATGCAGACGTGAATACCATCATCAAACATGCAAAGCAAACCGAACAGCATATATATAATGAAGAAAAAGTTCAGGATCAGCAAAAAGAACTATATCGCTCAAAGTGGATCATGCTTCAGGAAAGTCACCCTGAAAAAAGCAAAACGGAACTTCGAAGAATGGATAAGCGGCTGTATAGTTGGTTGTATCGAAACGATGAGGCTTGGTTAACAGCGAATTCACCTGGAAAGAAAGCGTCACCGCCGACAAACCAACGGATCGATTGGGAAGCAAGAGACGATGAAATATTGCGATTGGTTGAGTCGGCAGTTAGCGAAATACTAAATCTGAATACAAAGCCCCCAAAAATCACGATTGGAAGAATTGGATTGATGATCGGCAGAAAGGCTTTGCTGGAGAAGCATTTAGACAAATTGCCGAAGACAAGTGCATGGTTGCAGAATGTTTTGGAGAGCGATGAACAGTTCCGGCTTCGAAAGATAAATTGGGCAATAAAAGAGTTGGAGCAAGAAGGACAGGAGCTTTCCGTTTGGAGGGTACTGCGGAAAGCAACGATTCGAATTGAACATTGTCCACCTGATATCGAAGAGTTAATAAGAATACAAGACTATACCTCAACTACTTTATCGTACTAA
- a CDS encoding ATP-binding protein — MSEVQIPNGIRAMQAQYVAQEIMDYRDNPLLEALPPILSKSEVIQAMAQYPYFDPSERQMDAHYRFHLIQRLFSSFFQPLPVHLDLESRISRLIRQGYINRNPLAAHHNESLIKGYEDIVSGRVAFSQNTTAAGLTITIIGASGMGKSTTVNRILHLYPQVVAHSIYKGQHFNQLQTVWLKLECPHDSSVRGLVNNFFAQMDAILGTDYFAKFGKNSRLSAQSLLPVVSQICRNSCLGLLVIDEIQNLNARSSGGEQMLNFFVSLSNTLGGIPLIFIGTPKAVSVLQSEFRQARRGSGQGDLIWLPMKKEDQNWNLFLRGMWEYQWLRKPVPITTELSNCIYEQSCGISDIAVKLFVMAQIRAITSGKEELTTELITQVAKESLKLVQPMLNAMRSGNPAKIAKYGDINTINIEGFVTAEQNKVEVGALIDDFQKQRQEQKANTEKLKTDAIFRLSILGVGEKEARSSIEKVIASSSGEFGLKELVQKAYKLNVTGDEGEKEAEEKTKNDLRRIVQQGKEHGISAIQALTDAGFVQTEFDLGAV, encoded by the coding sequence ATGAGTGAGGTTCAAATACCAAATGGGATTCGGGCGATGCAAGCACAATATGTCGCTCAGGAAATTATGGATTATCGGGATAACCCGTTATTGGAGGCACTTCCGCCCATTCTTTCGAAATCTGAAGTGATTCAGGCAATGGCACAGTACCCTTATTTTGATCCGAGCGAAAGACAGATGGATGCTCATTATCGTTTCCACTTGATTCAGCGTCTCTTTTCATCGTTCTTCCAACCACTTCCAGTTCATCTCGATCTCGAATCAAGGATTTCTCGACTTATTCGGCAAGGATACATAAACAGGAATCCCCTTGCCGCCCATCATAACGAAAGTTTGATAAAGGGTTATGAGGATATTGTTAGCGGCAGAGTTGCCTTCTCTCAGAATACGACAGCGGCGGGACTTACAATTACAATCATTGGTGCTTCAGGCATGGGAAAGTCAACGACAGTGAACAGAATCCTGCATCTTTACCCACAAGTTGTTGCCCATTCCATCTACAAGGGGCAACATTTTAACCAATTGCAAACTGTCTGGTTGAAGTTGGAATGCCCACATGACAGCTCGGTTCGGGGACTCGTGAATAACTTTTTTGCTCAAATGGATGCCATTTTAGGCACAGATTATTTTGCGAAATTCGGAAAAAACAGCAGGCTATCAGCTCAATCGCTTCTTCCTGTGGTAAGTCAAATATGCCGTAACAGTTGCCTTGGGCTGTTGGTGATTGATGAGATTCAGAATTTGAATGCGAGATCCAGCGGCGGAGAACAAATGCTTAATTTCTTTGTTTCTCTTTCCAATACATTAGGTGGGATTCCTCTTATATTCATTGGAACGCCAAAAGCTGTTTCGGTGCTACAATCCGAATTCCGTCAAGCAAGACGAGGTAGCGGACAGGGCGATCTTATCTGGCTCCCCATGAAAAAGGAAGATCAGAATTGGAATTTATTTTTACGAGGGATGTGGGAATACCAGTGGCTAAGAAAGCCCGTTCCTATTACCACTGAGCTATCCAATTGTATTTACGAGCAAAGCTGTGGCATTTCCGATATTGCCGTAAAATTGTTCGTTATGGCTCAAATTCGAGCTATTACATCTGGTAAAGAAGAGTTAACCACTGAACTGATTACACAAGTTGCAAAAGAGAGCTTGAAGCTCGTCCAACCGATGCTTAACGCCATGAGGTCGGGCAATCCTGCGAAAATTGCGAAGTACGGCGATATTAATACGATCAATATAGAGGGCTTCGTTACGGCGGAACAGAATAAAGTCGAGGTAGGTGCTTTGATTGATGACTTTCAAAAACAACGCCAGGAACAAAAAGCGAACACAGAAAAATTAAAGACTGATGCGATATTTCGATTAAGTATCTTGGGGGTAGGGGAAAAAGAAGCGAGGAGCAGTATTGAAAAAGTAATTGCTTCAAGTTCTGGAGAATTTGGATTAAAGGAACTTGTCCAGAAAGCATACAAACTAAACGTAACAGGGGATGAAGGGGAAAAGGAGGCAGAGGAAAAAACGAAAAATGACCTTCGGAGGATTGTTCAGCAGGGGAAGGAACACGGAATCTCGGCAATACAGGCATTGACGGATGCGGGATTCGTACAGACTGAGTTTGATTTAGGAGCGGTATAA
- a CDS encoding Mu transposase C-terminal domain-containing protein: MLLAVNTLIQLGQDEKNVERIIWLDETCTYCFVIPIYENKYPKPRKVADILQEVRARQFELLATDPLMRPVFEEGLTDRERQHREQAWEVVQSIAGSENEPAVFFARTRNRLLHDAAKKYGISEKTVGRWLLKYWKGGKTKNALLPLYSNCGGKNKEKRAGSSKRGRPRKYGNKDDGINVTENIQQIFRLALKKYYYNKGKGSLRYAYEQMVKEWFSADYKIQNGIKIPVVADNTSLPTLDQFLYFYRKENSIRKEISTRHSPKEYELKHRAVLGKATTEAIGPASKYLIDGTSFDIYLVSRFNRNWIIGRPHLTYIQDVFSHMIVGVHIGLEAGWMSAAMAIAHTVEDKVEYMKRFGIDISPEDWPSRYLCETIMGDRGELFTKKAESIIQNLNITVQNTSSYRGDLKGILERHFRLTTDLVKPLLPGAINEDFRQRGGRDYRLDAKLDLQQFTKLILLCVLHFNKHHYLSNYDRQEMMIEDDVPCVPLALWNWGIKYRSGKLREVPKDIVMLHLLPTDEATVTFQGIRFQKMYYSSPTVIHERWFERARHKGNWKISISYDPRDMTVLYIRGIGERGYETAFLLDHLQKYKDKTIEEVNYLMAMENIQRTEHNQNAIQPKVDLLTEIESIVKEAEKETNLQNIGGSKAEKLRDIRSHRNFEKQVHQKNEAFVLHENQIKGTEIPAVEAEQDYFADFSLFQKRQEERF, from the coding sequence ATGCTACTGGCAGTTAATACGCTGATACAACTCGGACAAGACGAGAAGAATGTAGAGCGAATTATTTGGCTTGACGAAACTTGCACCTACTGTTTTGTCATTCCGATTTATGAAAACAAGTATCCTAAGCCAAGAAAAGTTGCAGACATATTGCAAGAAGTACGGGCAAGGCAATTTGAATTGTTGGCAACCGATCCGCTGATGCGTCCCGTTTTCGAAGAGGGTTTGACAGATAGGGAACGGCAACATCGAGAACAGGCATGGGAAGTGGTTCAATCCATTGCAGGTTCAGAAAACGAACCCGCCGTTTTCTTTGCGAGGACGAGAAATCGATTGCTTCATGACGCGGCGAAAAAATATGGGATTAGCGAGAAAACAGTCGGTAGATGGCTTCTGAAGTATTGGAAAGGCGGGAAGACAAAAAATGCCTTACTGCCGCTGTATTCAAATTGCGGTGGAAAGAACAAGGAAAAGAGGGCTGGCAGTTCAAAACGAGGCAGACCCCGCAAATATGGAAACAAAGATGATGGCATCAATGTAACGGAAAACATTCAACAAATTTTCCGCCTTGCGTTAAAGAAATATTATTACAACAAGGGGAAAGGATCGTTACGATACGCTTATGAACAAATGGTGAAGGAGTGGTTTTCGGCTGATTATAAGATACAAAACGGAATCAAGATTCCTGTTGTTGCCGATAATACATCACTGCCTACGCTGGATCAGTTTTTGTATTTTTATCGAAAAGAAAACTCCATACGAAAGGAAATCTCAACCAGGCACAGCCCAAAAGAGTATGAGCTTAAACATCGAGCTGTTTTAGGAAAAGCAACGACCGAAGCCATTGGACCCGCAAGTAAGTATTTGATTGACGGAACTTCTTTCGACATCTACCTGGTCTCAAGATTTAACAGAAATTGGATAATCGGAAGACCGCATTTGACGTATATTCAGGACGTGTTTAGCCACATGATCGTTGGGGTTCATATTGGTTTGGAGGCAGGCTGGATGTCAGCGGCGATGGCGATTGCCCATACCGTTGAGGACAAGGTGGAGTACATGAAACGGTTCGGTATTGATATCTCGCCTGAAGATTGGCCTTCCAGATATTTGTGTGAAACCATCATGGGAGATCGCGGCGAACTGTTTACCAAGAAAGCAGAATCTATAATTCAAAACCTAAACATTACCGTCCAGAACACGTCTTCTTATCGCGGAGACTTAAAGGGAATTCTGGAAAGGCATTTTCGGCTTACTACTGATTTGGTCAAGCCTCTTCTGCCTGGTGCAATTAATGAAGATTTTCGTCAGCGAGGGGGACGAGATTATAGATTGGATGCAAAACTTGATTTACAACAATTTACGAAGTTGATTCTGTTGTGCGTGTTGCATTTTAACAAACATCACTATCTGAGCAATTATGATCGGCAAGAGATGATGATTGAAGATGATGTTCCATGCGTTCCGCTTGCTCTTTGGAATTGGGGGATTAAATATCGAAGCGGGAAGCTACGTGAAGTCCCGAAAGATATTGTAATGCTTCATCTGTTGCCAACGGATGAAGCCACTGTCACGTTTCAAGGCATCCGATTTCAAAAAATGTATTATAGCAGTCCGACCGTCATACACGAACGATGGTTTGAACGAGCGAGACACAAAGGGAATTGGAAAATTTCGATTTCTTATGATCCAAGGGATATGACGGTTTTGTACATCCGAGGTATAGGGGAACGCGGCTATGAGACTGCTTTTTTGTTGGATCATCTTCAAAAATACAAAGATAAGACTATCGAGGAAGTCAATTATTTGATGGCGATGGAGAACATTCAAAGGACTGAGCATAACCAAAATGCTATTCAGCCCAAAGTTGATTTACTCACAGAAATCGAATCCATCGTAAAAGAGGCGGAAAAAGAAACAAACCTACAGAATATTGGGGGTTCGAAAGCAGAAAAGTTAAGAGATATCCGTAGCCATAGGAATTTTGAAAAGCAAGTTCATCAAAAGAATGAAGCATTTGTTTTGCATGAAAATCAAATCAAAGGTACTGAAATACCCGCAGTAGAAGCGGAACAAGATTACTTTGCGGATTTCAGCCTGTTTCAAAAGAGGCAAGAGGAGCGATTTTGA
- a CDS encoding TnsA endonuclease C-terminal domain-containing protein, whose product MAIQKRPWNDSKLQRFIQEGRGSGEGKEYKSWLTVHDQPSRGRVTRIRGWKTDRIHHFLADQELKYFYLLEFSDVQDIREYYPLLDLYEMNYLFDEGMLDKLIDRRTGTPHVLTTSFLITESDGRGGVRYKARSIKDPKELEKSSTLERFELIRRYWQEKNIEWKLINPNLLPKQRSVNIEWVHSAYQLDGWAMEGEHPQYYLPHLIERFQAKGASVRQMLEQFERDLKTPGGMGLLLYRHLIATKQILIDMDCPIDLNASVETIQIRASGGGRENTYATGS is encoded by the coding sequence TTGGCAATTCAAAAACGACCATGGAACGATTCAAAGTTACAACGCTTTATCCAAGAAGGGAGAGGGAGCGGAGAGGGAAAGGAATATAAGTCTTGGCTTACGGTACATGACCAGCCGAGTAGGGGGCGTGTCACAAGAATACGTGGATGGAAAACGGACAGAATCCACCATTTTCTTGCTGATCAGGAGTTGAAGTATTTTTATCTTTTAGAGTTTTCGGATGTTCAGGATATCCGTGAGTATTACCCCCTCCTTGACTTGTACGAAATGAATTATTTGTTCGACGAGGGTATGCTTGACAAACTCATTGATCGGAGAACGGGTACGCCGCATGTGTTGACTACCAGCTTTTTAATAACGGAGTCGGATGGTCGGGGAGGTGTTCGTTACAAAGCGAGAAGCATCAAAGACCCGAAGGAATTGGAGAAATCATCCACGCTGGAGCGATTTGAACTGATCAGGCGGTATTGGCAGGAGAAGAATATTGAGTGGAAATTAATAAACCCTAATCTTCTTCCAAAACAACGCTCAGTAAATATCGAATGGGTACATTCTGCTTATCAATTGGATGGTTGGGCGATGGAGGGGGAACATCCTCAATATTATCTTCCTCATTTGATTGAACGGTTCCAGGCAAAGGGAGCCAGTGTTCGTCAGATGCTTGAACAGTTTGAGCGGGATTTAAAAACGCCAGGGGGAATGGGACTCCTGCTGTACAGGCATTTAATTGCAACAAAGCAGATTCTAATTGACATGGACTGCCCGATTGATCTGAATGCGTCGGTTGAAACCATTCAGATTAGAGCATCCGGTGGCGGAAGGGAGAATACATATGCTACTGGCAGTTAA
- a CDS encoding tyrosine-type recombinase/integrase: protein MDKYSVKAQLEQKVNPHSARHTYCTQLVKSGVDPKTICLLSGHSSIDVVYRFYVNSSAEDKQKAVDGLQI, encoded by the coding sequence TTGGACAAATATAGTGTTAAAGCCCAGTTGGAGCAAAAAGTAAATCCACATTCCGCCAGACATACGTATTGTACGCAACTCGTGAAAAGCGGAGTTGATCCGAAAACAATATGCTTGCTTTCGGGTCACAGCTCTATAGATGTTGTCTATCGTTTTTATGTCAATAGTAGTGCGGAGGATAAACAAAAAGCGGTTGATGGATTACAAATATGA